DNA from Arthrobacter sp. StoSoilB19:
CCTGAACGGCGTTGACCTGGACATCGCCCCCGGCGAGTTCGTGGCCCTGCTGGGACCCAGCGGCTGCGGCAAAAGCACCCTGCTGCGCGCCCTGGCCGGCCTGGACCACGACGTCCGGGGCAGCGGCGTGATCAGCGTCCCGGACCGCGTCTCCGTGGTTTTCCAGGACTCGCGGCTCCTGCCCTGGGACAGCGTGCTGGGCAATGTCACCCTGGGCGTCCGGGAGCACGACGCCGAAGCCCGCGCCCGCAAGGCCCTCGCCGAAGTGGGGCTCGCCGGACGTGAAAAAGCATGGCCGCACCAGCTGTCCGGCGGCGAACAGCAGCGCGTGGCGCTGGCCCGTTCACTGGTCCGCGAACCCCAGCTGCTGCTGGCCGACGAGCCGTTCGGCGCCCTGGATGCGCTGACCCGGATCAGGATGCACGGGCTGCTCCAGGACCTGGTGGCCGCGCACCGCCCAGCCGTCCTGCTGGTCACGCACGACGTGGACGAGGCCATCGCGCTTGCAGACCGGATCGTGGTCCTGGACCACGGCCGCATCGCCACCGTCCGCCCGGTAACGCCGGAGATCCGCTCCTCCGCCGATGCGGCCGGGCATGAAGCCCTCCGCCGCGGCCTCCTCACCGATCTTGGCGTCGTCGGCGCCACCCACTGAACCACCAGACCCGAAGGACTACCCATGACTTCCAATAACCCTCCCCGGCGCCGGCTCCACCTGAACGCGTTCCTGATGAGCACCGGCCACCACGAGGCCTCATGGCGGCTGCCGGAAAGCGATCCGCAGGCCAGCACGGATATTGGGCACTACAAGTTGCTCGCCCAGACTGCCGAGCGCGGCAAGCTGGACTCCATCTTCTTTGCCGACTCCCCCGTCCTGTTCGGCGAGGTGGGCCGCCGTCCTGCCGGCAAGCTCGAGCCCACGGTGCTGCTGACGGCGATCGCCGGCGCCACCGAACGGATCGGGCTGATCGCCACCGCGTCCACCACCTACAACGAGCCCTTCAACCTGGCCCGCCGCTTCGCGTCCGTGGACTGGGCCAGCGGCGGACGGGCAGGGTGGAACGTGGTGACCACGGCCGGCCCGGACGCCGCCCGCAACTTCGGCGTGGACGACCAGCCCGCCCACGCTGTCCGGTACGAGCGCGCCGCAGAGTTCATCGAGGTGGCGCAGAAGCTGTGGGACAGCTGGCAGGACGACGCCGTGCTGGCCGACAAGGCCGAAGGCGTGTGGGGTGACGCGGACAAGATCCGGGCCATCGACCACGAGGGCAGGCACTTCAAGGTCCGCGGTCCCCTGAACGTTCCCCGCTCACCGCAGGGGCACCCGCTGATCGTCCAGGCGGGCTCGTCCGAGGACGGCAAGGACCTCGCTGCCCGGTACGCGGATGCCGTCTTTACCGCCCACCAGACCCTTGCCGATGCGCAGGAGTTCTACCGCGACCTGAAGGCCCGCACCGCGGCCGCCGGCCGTGATCCGGAGGCCATCAAGATCCTGCCGGGCATCGTGCCGGTCATTGGTGCCACAGCGGAGGAAGCCCAGGAGCTGGAGCGCGAGCTGGACCGGCTGATCAAACCCGAATACGCCCGGATCCAGCTGGCCAAGACCCTGCGCGTGGACCCGGAGGACCTCCCGCTGGACCGGCAGCTGCCGGACAACCTGCCCAGCGAGGATGAGATCGAGGGCGCCAAGAGCCGCTACACCCTGATCGTCCAGCTGGCGCGCCGGGAGCAGCTCACCGTGCGGCAGCTGATCGGCCGCCTGGGCGGCGGCCGCGGGCACCGCACCTTCACCGGCACCCCGGTGCAGGTGGCGGACGCCATCCAGGAATGGTTCGACGGCGGAGCGGCGGACGGCTTCAACATCATGCCGCCGGTGCTCCCGTCCGGGCTGGAAACCTTCGTGGACCAGGTGGTGCCCATCCTGCAGGAGCGCGGCCTGTTCCGCACCGAATACACAGGCCGGACCCTGCGGGAGCACTACGGCCTGCCACGGCCGGCCAACCGGTACGCGGGGGCGTCCGCCGCCGGCCTTGCCTCGATTGGATCCGCGTTCTGACTGCCGGGATCCATGAGACGGTGCCCCAGGCCGTGTGATACGAGGGCCCGGGAGGGGTAGTCCCTAGACTGGCAGTGAACATTAAGGCCAGGACTGGACGAAGGAGCAGGACATGAGCGGTGTAATCGTTGTAGGTGTGGACGCCAGCCCGTCCGCACGGAAGGCTGCGGAAGTGGCGCTGGGGCTGGCGGAGTCGCTGGGAGCGACACTCCATGTGGTGACCGCCTTTGAAATGGAGAACGCCGAAACCTTCGGGGTGGGCTCGGACAAGGTGCGCATCTCCAACGCGGACAGCTCGGAGATGGTGGCAAAGTCGCTCGGCGCCTCGCGGCCGGGAGTGGAGATTACCCACTTCGCTGCCCGCGGCAAGCCGGCCGATTCCCTCATCAAAGAAGCCATCCGCCTGGATGCCCGGCTGATCGTGGTGGGCAACCGCAGGATGCGCGGCATCGGCCGGCTCCTGGGCAGCGTCGCCAACAGTGTGGCGCACAATGCCCCCTGCGATGTCTACATCGCGAACACGTACGAGGACTGACCTGCCCCACACACAAGGAGGGCGGACGACGGCGGGAACTCCCGGCGTCGTCCGCCCTCCT
Protein-coding regions in this window:
- a CDS encoding ABC transporter ATP-binding protein; protein product: MAAHPGGLTAIGPARPVRSAVSVRDLVRGFGPKGVLNGVDLDIAPGEFVALLGPSGCGKSTLLRALAGLDHDVRGSGVISVPDRVSVVFQDSRLLPWDSVLGNVTLGVREHDAEARARKALAEVGLAGREKAWPHQLSGGEQQRVALARSLVREPQLLLADEPFGALDALTRIRMHGLLQDLVAAHRPAVLLVTHDVDEAIALADRIVVLDHGRIATVRPVTPEIRSSADAAGHEALRRGLLTDLGVVGATH
- a CDS encoding LLM class flavin-dependent oxidoreductase yields the protein MTSNNPPRRRLHLNAFLMSTGHHEASWRLPESDPQASTDIGHYKLLAQTAERGKLDSIFFADSPVLFGEVGRRPAGKLEPTVLLTAIAGATERIGLIATASTTYNEPFNLARRFASVDWASGGRAGWNVVTTAGPDAARNFGVDDQPAHAVRYERAAEFIEVAQKLWDSWQDDAVLADKAEGVWGDADKIRAIDHEGRHFKVRGPLNVPRSPQGHPLIVQAGSSEDGKDLAARYADAVFTAHQTLADAQEFYRDLKARTAAAGRDPEAIKILPGIVPVIGATAEEAQELERELDRLIKPEYARIQLAKTLRVDPEDLPLDRQLPDNLPSEDEIEGAKSRYTLIVQLARREQLTVRQLIGRLGGGRGHRTFTGTPVQVADAIQEWFDGGAADGFNIMPPVLPSGLETFVDQVVPILQERGLFRTEYTGRTLREHYGLPRPANRYAGASAAGLASIGSAF
- a CDS encoding universal stress protein codes for the protein MSGVIVVGVDASPSARKAAEVALGLAESLGATLHVVTAFEMENAETFGVGSDKVRISNADSSEMVAKSLGASRPGVEITHFAARGKPADSLIKEAIRLDARLIVVGNRRMRGIGRLLGSVANSVAHNAPCDVYIANTYED